GGATTTCACCTCGGAGGTGGCGCCCTTCGAGGTGCGCTCGGGCGGGCACCGACGCATCCAGGTCAGCCTGACAGCGGATCCCGCCCTCTATGGCGGCCCGCTGCCGGCCCCGATTGACTTCCGCGGGATGATCGCCGTCAGCCACCCGTGCGAGGTGCAGTATCTTTTCGCGCGCAGCGACGGCTCGTTCAGCCCGGTCCAGCGGCTGCGCTTCGATCGGCCTGGCGCCCGCGAGGTGAGCACGCGCTGGCTGGTGAGCCGCGAGGGAACCGGCTGGATGACGTTGCGCGTGGTGGCGCCGGCGCCGGTGGAGTCCGAACAGGCCGCCTTCGAGGTGCGCCCGGCCGCGCAGCCCCACGTTCGGGCCACCCTCAGCGCCTTCCCCGAGGTGCACCCGGGGCCGCTCCCGGCCACGGTGCGCTTCCGCGGCACGATCTGGGCGGGCCAGCCGTGCGATGTGTCGTACGTCTTCGTGCGCAGCGACGGCCAGACCAGCCCGGTTCAGACTCTCCGGTTCCTTCAGCGTGGCGCCCGACAGGTCGAGGATTCCTGGACCCTTCAACGCGAGTATGTGGGCTGGGCGGCCCTTCGCATCCTGGCGCCGGTCCAGACCGACTCGCCACAGGCCGCGTTCGCGGTGAAGCCGCAGGGCCCACCGCCGCTGGCGATCGAGGCCACGCTGCAAGCCGTGCCGCCCTTGTACAAGGGCCCCATCCCCGGCGTCATCGCCTTCCGGGGCACGATCCGGGCGACGCAGCCGTGCGACGTGCGGTACGTTTTCGTCTACAGCGACGGCACACAGAGCGCGCCGCGCGTGGTGCGCTTCGCCCGGCCGGGCGAGCAGCAGGTCGAGGAGACCCGCCAGTTCCTCGTGGACGCTAAGGGCTGGGCGGTGCTGAAGGTGCTGGCCCCGATCGCCGTCGCGTCGCCGCAGACGCCGTTCGAGGCCAACGTGAAGCATGAGATGAAGCTCCATGCCCAAGTGAAGGTGGAGCCCCCGAAGTACCGCGGCCTCGCCCCCGCGAAGCTGCGCTTCCTCGGCACCCTCCACGCGAACCAGGCGTGCGATGTGCGCTACACCTTCGTCTACAGCGACGGCACGCAGAGCCCGCCCCGCGTCGCCCGCTTCGCAAAGGAGGGCAACCAGGACGTCGAGGACACCCGCCAGTTCACGGCCAGCGGGCGCGGCTGGGCGATGCTGCGCATCCTGGCCCCTGTTGCGGCCGAGAGCGACCGGGCCGACTATGAGGTGGGCATTGTGGAGCTTCCGGCGCTCGAGGTGCGGGTCGACCTCAAAGCGAATCCCACAAAGTACAAGGGCGACCCGCCCGCCGCCATCCGCCTCAAGGGCACCATCCGCGTGAACCAGGCCTGCGAGGTCCGCTACACCTTCGAGCGCAGCGACGGCCAGCGCGTGCTGCCCAGAACGCTGCGGTTCGACAAGGCAGGCTCCGAGGACGTGGCTCTGGACCTCCGCATCGCAACGGAGGGAGCGGGCTGGGCCACGCTCAAGGTGCTCGCCCCGGTGGCCGTGGAGTCCGACCGCGCGGACTTCCAGGTCGAGTTCCCGAAGCCCAAGGAGAAGGAGAAGCCGAAAGAGAAAGAGAAGGTGAAGGTCTCAGTGAGTCTCGAGGCCGACCCGCCCAAGTATCAGGGCCCGGGCCCGGCCGACGTGCAGTTCAAGGGCACGATCCGCGTGGACCAGCCTTGCGTGGTGCAGTACGCGTTCGTGCGCAGCGACGGGGGCCAGACGCCGCCCAGGATGCTGCGCTTCGACGAGGCGGGCGAGAAGGCGGTCGAGCTGCCCCTTCGATTCACGCAGGACGCCCGCGGCTGGGTGCAGCTCCGCGTGCTCGCGCCCGAGCGCGAAGAGTCGAAGAGGGCCGACTACGCGGTGGACATCCAGGCGCCCGACAAGCCGAAGGAGAAGGAGAAGCCAAAGGACAAGGAGCCGCCCAAGGCCAAGGACGAGCCGGAGCCCGAGGCGGTCAACGTCCAGGCGACTCTGACGGCCGAGCCGGCCAAGTACGCCGGCAAGCTCCCGGTCACCATCAAGCTCAAGGGCAACATCCGCGTCAGCGGGCCGTGCCGGCTCACCTACGTCTTCGTCCAGAGCGACGGCACGGTGTCGAAGGAGTACTCCATCCGCTTCAACAAGGCGGACGACAAGGACGTTTCGGACAACTGGAAGGTGGAGCAGGAGATGGCCGGCTGGGCCATGATCCGCGTCCTCGAGCCGGTCAAGGCCGAGTCGAACCGCGCGGCGTTCGAGGTCAAGCGCGCGGGCAAGTAGCGCCACAGGAGAGCGGAATGGCTGCGATCTGCGTGTTCGAGGACGATCGCTGGAGCGATCTTCTCCCACTCGTCTACTGCCGCCCCGCCTGCGAGCTGCGCTGCGGCATCAGCAGCCTGCTCGAGAAGATGCAGCGGGCCTATCCGGGGCACAGGTTCGCCCTCTTCGTCCGCGACTACCTGGCCGCCACGCTCCGCGAGCGTTCGCCCCTGCCCGTCAACGACTTGCCGGCCGACCAGGACGTGTTGTTCCTCAACGGCCGCCTGCTGATGGAGAAGGCCATCCCGGTGGACGGCCCCGAGGAGCTCGGCCTGTGCGAGGGGAGCCTGGCTTACGCGCGGCTCCGAGCCAGGACCGCAGCCGCCCTCACCCCGCGTCACTTCCTCGACGGGGCCGTGGCCAAGGCCCTGCCCCACACCACACGGCACGTCGAGCACAGGGCCACGCTGCTGCGCTACTACTGGGAGATCATCAACCGCAATGAGCCCGAGCTGAAGCGGGACTTCAGGGACCTGGCCCCCGCGGGCGAGATTCGCGGCAGGGTCTGCGACGGCGTTTACGTGCTCGGCAAGGAGAACGTCTTCATCGGCGAAGGGGCCGTGGTGAAGCCCTGCTGCGTGATTGACGCCGAGGAGGGCCCCGTCTACATCGCCGAGGGCGTGAAGGTGATGCCCAATTCGTGCATCCAGGGGCCCGCCTACATCGGCCCGCACTCCACCATCCAGATGGCCGCGCGCCTGCGCGAGGGCGCCAACATCGGCGAGGTGTGCAAGGTGGGCGGCGAGATCGAGAACTCGATCGTCCACAGCTACTCGAACAAGCAGCACGACGGCTTTCTCGGCCACGCCTACATCGGCCAGTGGGTGAACCTGGCCGCCGACACGATCAACAGCGACCTGAAGAACACCTACGGCACCGTGCGCGTGCAACTGCCGCACAAGCTGGTCGAGACCGGCTCGATGTTCGTCGGCCTCGCGATGGGCGACCACTCCAAGTCGGCCATCGCCTCCACGTTCCTCACGGGCAGCGTCATCGGCTTCTGCTGCAACGTCCTCACCAGCGGGTTTCCGCCGAAGTTCCTCGCCTCGTTCTCGTGGCTCACCGACTCGGGCTGTTCGCCCTACTCCCCGGCCCTGGCGGTCGAGGTGGCCCGCCGCGTGCTCGCCCGCCGCAAGAAGCAGGTCACCGAGGCCGACGCCGCCCTGCTCCACACGCTCTACGACCTCACCCAGCCCGAACGCGACATCCAGGGCATGGAGCAATAGGAGACGGGGAGAACCTTTCTGGAAAGAAAGGCTTCTCCCCGCCCCCCTCTCCAGAGACCTCTCTACACTGCGAGACTCTTTGGGAAGGAGGGGGACGCGGGGGAGGAGGCCCTTTCTGCGAGAAAGGGCCTCCTCCCTCGCAATGTCATCCATCAATCCAGCCGCCGCCCAGCACGATGTCATCCTCGTAGAAGACGGCGGCCTGGCCCGGGCTCACGCCGGTCTCGGGCGTGTGAAACGTCACACGGGCCCCGCTGTCCGCTGTCGGCTCGATGGTCGCAGGGGCGGGCTGGTGGTTGTAGCGAATCTGCACCGTGCCCTCGACCCGCGCCGGCGGCTCGGCGAAGGCCATCCAGTTCACCTGCGACACGCGCATCGTGTTGCGTTGGAGTTC
Above is a genomic segment from Planctomycetota bacterium containing:
- a CDS encoding putative sugar nucleotidyl transferase, with translation MAAICVFEDDRWSDLLPLVYCRPACELRCGISSLLEKMQRAYPGHRFALFVRDYLAATLRERSPLPVNDLPADQDVLFLNGRLLMEKAIPVDGPEELGLCEGSLAYARLRARTAAALTPRHFLDGAVAKALPHTTRHVEHRATLLRYYWEIINRNEPELKRDFRDLAPAGEIRGRVCDGVYVLGKENVFIGEGAVVKPCCVIDAEEGPVYIAEGVKVMPNSCIQGPAYIGPHSTIQMAARLREGANIGEVCKVGGEIENSIVHSYSNKQHDGFLGHAYIGQWVNLAADTINSDLKNTYGTVRVQLPHKLVETGSMFVGLAMGDHSKSAIASTFLTGSVIGFCCNVLTSGFPPKFLASFSWLTDSGCSPYSPALAVEVARRVLARRKKQVTEADAALLHTLYDLTQPERDIQGMEQ